A stretch of the Diadema setosum chromosome 16, eeDiaSeto1, whole genome shotgun sequence genome encodes the following:
- the LOC140239860 gene encoding LOW QUALITY PROTEIN: uncharacterized protein (The sequence of the model RefSeq protein was modified relative to this genomic sequence to represent the inferred CDS: substituted 1 base at 1 genomic stop codon) has protein sequence MADDAKSLKHRRRGAKAKFTRLGNALDFMLSENRPVCEVSEAFKSYNEAYESLQSQHEAYTQMIEDDAEFEAEEKWMEDCQKAFLKLQIKEKDYCQKEAEHAITQVNEDNNVRETSHAASNDVHESPSPEGPATVTSRFKLEKPKLPRFSGDIREYMIFKADFKHVVHSQYIGRDALMVLRSCLTGKALQHIRGIGQDYEAAWSQLDLIYGDPRMVADAILNHISRFKPLKSGDAIANDVHRGSGEVDLLIGIDHAKMHSGETRQSGNVVIRKSPIGWVVFGGSGVNQQNPHRVLHVQMSPPVDLSDFWSTESMGVRTSDCHCKPVNMSKAERDEYNLIYNSCEKVGNQWRVPYPWKKDPQDLPDNRVQAERMLESIERKLAKDPEYADVYNQQMTDMEKMGFSRKLTEKEMSAHKGPVQYVSHHAVIRPEKRSTPVRIVFNSSASYQGHCLNDYWLKGPNLLNDLFGVLLRFREHKVAICGDISKMYHRVLMTEEDQHVHRYLWRDMQTSRKPDVYVKQVVTFGDKPAAAIAQVALRRTAEEGKSKHPEAAMVLERDTYMDDVCTSVKSXEEAKELTKNIDAVLAKGGFKVKGWLSNIPMKGDETKSDEMNVLEALTEEKVLGAVWKHDTDEFSYLVKSTLLQSEAEKDDSYKWTERQILSQVARIFDPIGFASAFLVRAKIGMQRLWQLGLDREEELPSRENAEWVKLFREMKELNEVTFPRCLTPPEAMGLPKLCIFSDASEDAFGACAYLRWQRNDSDRYDVRFVAAKSRVAPLKRLTLPRLELQAAVMATRLDEAIREETTLEMQDTVFMTDSMIVLGWIRSQARAFKPFVSSRVGEIQSKSNPHQWRHVNGKENPADDVSRGVPVSKLLERWRDGPEFLKLAEEEWTCIEITSPNAEENKERRRAEQVMNAVTTPDCLDCERYSSWRKLIRVTAYVKRFLHNAKARCKTGSDAAGGGRKGPLNPSELESAERFWIGEVQKPLHAKMKRGEFKTLSPYVDDGIIYVGGRARRIFESYDNRHPVLLPGQHRVSKLITRQIHEIGHDGVATTAAKVRRKYWITGVTKLAKSIKHSCVTCRKMECKLESQLMADLPELRTAPFTPPFHYTACDYFGPYNVKVGRNKVAKRYGVIFTCLNTRAVHLDVAVDSSTMEFIQVLRRFFAFRGQPKILVSDNGTQFVGAERELREMVKGWDDMQLKEYCADRGVEWKFTTPYAPHQNGSAEALVKSCKYALKKAIGSQVMSPSELYTCFVEVANLVNQRPIGRAPDDPDDGSYLCPNDVLLGRASSRVSQSPFRETRNPRHRVEFVQRIVDAFWKAWSRDVFPLLVPRRRWNVERRNVRVDDVVVVSDPNALRGKWTLGRIVHVYPGSDGRVRNVKVKTARSDYKRPITKVVVVYPAEGYED, from the exons ATGGCGGACGATGCTAAGAGTTTGAAGCACCGACGCAGAGGAGCCAAGGCTAAATTCACACGTCTTGGCAATGCTCTGGATTTCATGCTGTCAGAGAACCGTCCTGTTTGTGAAGTTTCAGAGGCTTTCAAGAGTTACAATGAAGCCTACGAAAGTCTTCAGTCACAGCATGAGGCCTACACACAGATGATAGAGGATGATGCAGAATTCGAAGCCGAAGAGAAATGGATGGAGGATTGTCAGAAGGCATTTCTCAAGCTTCAGATTAAGGAAAAGGATTACTGTCAGAAAGAGGCGGAGCATGCTATCACACAAGTCAATGAGGATAACAATGTTCGAGAGACATCGCATGCTGCAAGCAATGATGTTCATGAGAGTCCATCCCCTGAGGGACCGGCGACAGTAACCTCACGTTTCAAGCTGGAGAAACCAAAGCTGCCCAGGTTTTCAGGAGACATAAGAGAATATATGATCTTTAAGGCAGATTTTAAGCATGTTGTGCACAGTCAGTACATTGGAAGAGATGCATTAATGGTTCTACGGTCATGCTTGACTGGAAAAGCCTTGCAGCACATTAGAGGTATTGGTCAAGATTATGAGGCAGCATGGAGCCAATTAGATCTCATCTATGGAGACCCGCGCATGGTGGCTGATGCAATCCTCAACCATATCTCCAGATTCAAGCCACTGAAGAGCGGTGACGCGAT TGCAAACGATGTCCACAGAGGTAGTGGTGAAGTGGATCTGCTCATTGGGATCGACCACGCAAAGATGCACTCAGGAGAAACTCGTCAGAGCGGTAACGTAGTAATACGGAAGTCCCCTATTGGTTGGGTTGTGTTTGGAGGATCAGGAGTGAATCAGCAAAACCCACACAGAGTTTTACACGTTCAGATGTCTCCACCAGTCGATTTGTCAGATTTCTGGAGTACTGAAAGCATGGGAGTACGAACAAGTGATTGTCATTGCAAGCCTGTTAACATGAGCAAAgcagagagagatgagtacaaCTTAATCTACAACTCTTGCGAAAAGGTGGGAAACCAATGGAGAGTTCCATACCCATGGAAAAAGGACCCACAGGATTTGCCGGATAACAGAGTTCAAGCAGAAAGGATGCTCGAGTCTATAGAGAGAAAGCTGGCTAAAGATCCAGAGTACGCTGATGTCTACAACCAGCAGATGACAGACATGGAAAAGATGGGATTTTCGAGAAAGCTGACGGAAAAGGAGATGTCTGCTCATAAAGGTCCTGTGCAGTATGTGTCCCATCATGCTGTCATACGTCCAGAGAAACGAAGCACGCCAGTGAGGATTGTGTTCAACTCATCGGCGAGCTACCAAGGCCATTGTTTGAACGATTACTGGTTGAAAGGACCCAATTTGTTGAATGATCTGTTTGGTGTCTTGCTTCGATTTCGAGAGCATAAAGTAGCAATCTGTGGTGACATTTCTAAAATGTACCACAGGGTGCTCATGACGGAAGAGGATCAGCATGTTCATCGATATCTCTGGAGGGATATGCAAACTTCCAGGAAGCCTGACGTGTATGTGAAGCAAGTGGTCACATTCGGAGATAAGCCGGCAGCAGCCATAGCTCAGGTGGCACTGAGGAGAACAGCGGAAGAAGGAAAGTCAAAGCATCCAGAAGCGGCTATGGTTCTTGAGCGTGACACTTACATGGATGATGTTTGCACGTCAGTCAAATCATGAGAAGAGGCAAAGGAGTTAACCAAGAACATTGATGCAGTTCTAGCAAAGGGTGGTTTCAAGGTTAAAGGCTGGCTTTCTAACATCCCAATGAAAGGCGATGAAACTAAATCAGATGAGATGAATGTCCTTGAAGCGTTGACGGAGGAGAAAGTGTTGGGCGCTGTATGGAAACATGATACAGATGAGTTTTCATACCTAGTGAAGTCAACTCTACTCCAGAGTGAAGCTGAGAAAGATGACTCGTACAAATGGACCGAGAGGCAAATCCTAAGTCAAGTTGCCAGGATATTTGACCCGATTGGTTTTGCCTCTGCCTTCTTGGTGCGAGCCAAGATAGGTATGCAGCGTCTTTGGCAACTTGGATTAGACCGGGAGGAGGAGCTGCCATCTAGAGAGAATGCTGAGTGGGTCAAGCTATTCAGAGAAATGAAGGAGCTCAATGAAGTGACGTTCCCAAGATGTCTAACCCCACCAGAGGCAATGGGTTTGCCCAAGCTGTGTATCTTCAGTGACGCTTCGGAGGATGCCTTTGGTGCATGCGCATACCTTCGATGGCAGAGGAACGACAGCGACCGGTATGATGTCAGATTTGTGGCCGCCAAATCAAGAGTAGCACCGTTGAAAAGGTTGACATTACCCAGACTTGAACTTCAAGCGGCTGTGATGGCCACTAGACTAGATGAAGCTATCAGAGAGGAGACGACACTGGAGATGCAGGATACAGTTTTCATGACTGATAGCATGATAGTGCTGGGATGGATTAGAAGCCAAGCAAGGGCTTTTAAGCCATTTGTGTCATCTAGAGTAGGAGAGATACAGAGCAAGTCCAATCCGCATCAGTGGAGACATGTAAATGGCAAGGAAAATCCTGCAGATGATGTATCCAGAGGAGTGCCAGTGTCAAAGTTGCTTGAAAGGTGGAGAGATGGACCTGAATTCCTTAAACTGGCTGAGGAAGAGTGGACGTGCATAGAAATCACATCACCAAATGCAGAAGAGAACAAAGAGAGGCGTAGAGCAGAACAGGTAATGAATGCAGTCACAACTCCAGATTGCTTGGACTGTGAGAGGTACTCGAGCTGGAGGAAGTTGATAAGGGTCACTGCATACGTCAAGAGATTTCTTCACAATGCAAAGGCCAGGTGTAAAACAGGCAGTGACGCAGCAGGAGGTGGAAGGAAAGGACCTCTCAATCCATCAGAGTTAGAGTCTGCTGAGCGGTTCTGGATCGGAGAGGTACAAAAGCCACTGCATGCCAAGATGAAACGAGGAGAGTTCAAAACGCTGAGCCCGTATGTCGATGACGGCATCATCTATGTCGGTGGCAGAGCAAGAAGGATCTTTGAGTCTTACGACAACAGGCATCCTGTGCTGTTACCAGGTCAGCATAGGGTATCGAAGCTCATCACACGACAAATTCATGAGATTGGCCATGATGGGGTGGCGACTACTGCGGCTAAAGTGAGACGCAAGTACTGGATAACCGGAGTGACCAAGCTTGCCAAGTCGATAAAGCACAGCTGTGTCACATGCAGAAAGATGGAGTGCAAGTTGGAGTCTCAACTGATGGCCGATTTGCCAGAGCTACGCACAGCACCGTTCACACCACCTTTTCACTATACAGCGTGTGATTATTTTGGGCCGTACAACGTTAAGGTCGGGAGAAATAAGGTAGCGAAGCGATACGGAGTGATTTTCACGTGTCTCAACACGCGAGCCGTTCATCTAGATGTAGCTGTCGATAGTTCTACCATGGAGTTCATTCAAGTGCTTCGGAGATTTTTCGCCTTCAGAGGTCAGCCCAAGATCTTAGTGAGCGACAACGGTACGCAGTTCGTAGGCGCAGAACGCGAGTTACGTGAGATGGTGAAAGGTTGGGATGACATGCAGCTGAAGGAGTATTGTGCTGATCGCGGAGTGGAATGGAAATTCACAACGCCCTATGCCCCGCATCAGAATGGAAGCGCTGAAGCTCTTGTGAAAAGTTGTAAATACGCGCTTAAGAAAGCAATAGGCAGTCAAGTTATGTCCCCCTCTGAGTTGTACACATGTTTTGTTGAAGTAGCAAATCTGGTAAACCAGCGTCCGATTGGCAGGGCGCCCGATGATCCAGATGATGGTAGTTACCTATGTCCGAATGATGTTTTGTTAGGTCGTGCATCAAGTAGAGTGTCGCAAAGTCCGTTCAGGGAGACTAGGAACCCCCGACACCGTGTCGAATTCGTCCAGCGCATTGTCGatgcattttggaaagcatGGAGTCGAGATGTTTTTCCGCTACTGGTGCCTCGAAGGAGATGGAATGTGGAACGACGAAACGTTCGCGTCGATGACGTTGTAGTGGTATCAGATCCTAATGCTCTGCGCGGAAAGTGGACCTTAGGTAGAATCGTGCATGTATATCCAGGATCTGATGGCCGAGTAAGGAATGTGAAGGTGAAAACCGCTAGGTCAGACTATAAGAGGCCGATAACCAAAGTAGTGGTAGTCTACCCAGCAGAAGGTTATGAAGACTGA